One segment of Gemmatimonadota bacterium DNA contains the following:
- the dtd gene encoding D-aminoacyl-tRNA deacylase, giving the protein MRVLIQRVTRAEVRVEGRVTGRIAQGLLLLVGFTHADTGDQLTWMADKIAGLRIFGDADGKMNLALPDVGGAVLVVSQFTLYGDAEKGRRPSFIDAARPEVAIPLYELFLGLLRDRALTVETGEFGAMMDVELVNDGPVTLWLER; this is encoded by the coding sequence ATGCGAGTCCTCATCCAGCGCGTGACGCGCGCCGAAGTCCGAGTCGAGGGGCGGGTCACCGGCCGAATCGCGCAGGGATTGCTCCTGCTCGTCGGCTTTACGCACGCCGATACGGGTGATCAACTCACCTGGATGGCCGACAAGATTGCCGGCCTGCGCATCTTTGGCGATGCCGACGGCAAGATGAATCTCGCGCTCCCCGATGTGGGCGGCGCGGTGCTCGTCGTGAGTCAGTTCACGCTCTACGGCGACGCCGAGAAGGGCCGTCGGCCGAGTTTTATTGACGCCGCGCGCCCCGAGGTAGCGATTCCCCTATACGAGCTGTTCCTCGGACTACTGCGCGACCGCGCGCTCACGGTGGAAACGGGAGAGTTCGGCGCGATGATGGATGTGGAACTCGTGAACGACGGCCCTGTCACACTGTGGCTCGAGCGATGA